From the genome of Mastomys coucha isolate ucsf_1 unplaced genomic scaffold, UCSF_Mcou_1 pScaffold6, whole genome shotgun sequence, one region includes:
- the Iah1 gene encoding isoamyl acetate-hydrolyzing esterase 1 homolog isoform X2, with translation MENPVAVTIFFGANDSSLKDENPKQHVPLDEYSANLRDMVQYLRSVDIPKERVILITPPPLCEAAWEKECILKGCKLNRLNSAVGEYANACLQVARECGTDVLDLWTLMQKDNQDFSSYLSDGLHLSPMGNEFLFLHLWPLLDKKVSSLPWLLPYWKDVEEAKPEQSLLGDGDH, from the exons ATGGAAAACCCAGTGGCAGTTACAATTTTCTTTGGTGCCAATGACTCTTCACTCAAAG ATGAGAACCCCAAGCAGCATGTGCCCTTGGATGAGTACAGCGCAAACTTGAGGGACATGGTGCAGTACCTGAGGTCTGTGGACATCCCCAAGGAGAGAGTCATTCTGATCACACCACCCCCACTCTGCGAAGCAGCCTGGGAAAAGGAATGCATCCTGAAGG GTTGCAAATTAAACCGCCTGAACTCAGCTGTGGGTGAATATGCAAATGCATGTCTACAAGTAGCCAGAGAGTGTGGGACTGATGTCCTTGACCTGTGGACCCTGATGCAGAAGGACAACCAG GACTTCTCATCCTACTTATCAGATGGCCTGCACTTATCACCAATGGGAAATGAGTTTCTGTTCTTACACCTCTGGCCGCTGCTGGACAAGAAGGTCTCCTCTCTGCCATGGCTGCTCCCTTACTGGAAGGATGTGGAGGAAGCAAAGCCTGAGCAGAGTCTGCTGGGAGATGGAGACCATTAG
- the Iah1 gene encoding isoamyl acetate-hydrolyzing esterase 1 homolog isoform X1 gives MSLCERAAGGSALLWPRVLLFGDSITQFSFQQGGWGTLLADRLVRKCDVLNRGFSGYNTRWAKIILPRLIRKGPGMENPVAVTIFFGANDSSLKDENPKQHVPLDEYSANLRDMVQYLRSVDIPKERVILITPPPLCEAAWEKECILKGCKLNRLNSAVGEYANACLQVARECGTDVLDLWTLMQKDNQDFSSYLSDGLHLSPMGNEFLFLHLWPLLDKKVSSLPWLLPYWKDVEEAKPEQSLLGDGDH, from the exons ATGTCGCTGTGCGAGCGAGCGGCTGGCGGGAGCGCTCTGCTCTGGCCTCGCGTGTTGCTCTTCGGGGACTCCATCACACAG ttttctttccagCAGGGTGGATGGGGCACATTGCTGGCTGACAGACTAGTCAG AAAGTGTGACGTTCTGAATCGTGGATTTTCAGGTTACAACACCAGATGGGCCAAGATTATCCTCCCGAGACTAATCAGGAAAGGGCCTGGAATGGAAAACCCAGTGGCAGTTACAATTTTCTTTGGTGCCAATGACTCTTCACTCAAAG ATGAGAACCCCAAGCAGCATGTGCCCTTGGATGAGTACAGCGCAAACTTGAGGGACATGGTGCAGTACCTGAGGTCTGTGGACATCCCCAAGGAGAGAGTCATTCTGATCACACCACCCCCACTCTGCGAAGCAGCCTGGGAAAAGGAATGCATCCTGAAGG GTTGCAAATTAAACCGCCTGAACTCAGCTGTGGGTGAATATGCAAATGCATGTCTACAAGTAGCCAGAGAGTGTGGGACTGATGTCCTTGACCTGTGGACCCTGATGCAGAAGGACAACCAG GACTTCTCATCCTACTTATCAGATGGCCTGCACTTATCACCAATGGGAAATGAGTTTCTGTTCTTACACCTCTGGCCGCTGCTGGACAAGAAGGTCTCCTCTCTGCCATGGCTGCTCCCTTACTGGAAGGATGTGGAGGAAGCAAAGCCTGAGCAGAGTCTGCTGGGAGATGGAGACCATTAG